A genomic stretch from Marinimicrobium sp. C6131 includes:
- a CDS encoding hydroxypyruvate isomerase family protein, with amino-acid sequence MTDSFSRRALLRGAVASAFGVTSLSAITPRALAHNHGQSSELKGHIRHSVARWTYNFLSVEELCRVVQRIGFSAIDLIGPKEWHILKEHGVDSSMCNGAELSLEEGFGNVEHHSALIDSYRKHIDLVSDAGYTNLICFSGNARGMDPEDGLKAAVTGLKKVLAQAEKRGVVLQMELFNSKVDHPDYLCDSSAWGIELCKRLDSPNFKLLYDIYHMQIMEGDIIRTIRDNHQYFGHYHTAGVPGRHEIDDSQELYYPAIMRAIQEVGFKGYVAQEFIPQRATDKEKVESLVSAIRICDV; translated from the coding sequence ATGACCGACTCTTTCAGCCGTCGTGCCCTGCTGCGAGGCGCCGTCGCCAGTGCTTTTGGTGTCACCAGCCTGAGTGCTATCACCCCCCGCGCACTGGCTCACAATCACGGCCAATCGTCTGAACTCAAAGGCCATATCCGCCACTCTGTGGCCCGCTGGACCTACAATTTTCTCTCCGTTGAGGAGCTGTGCCGGGTTGTCCAGCGCATCGGTTTCTCGGCCATCGATCTGATAGGCCCCAAAGAATGGCATATTCTCAAGGAGCACGGGGTGGACTCCTCCATGTGCAATGGCGCGGAATTAAGCCTGGAGGAGGGTTTTGGTAACGTAGAGCACCATAGCGCCCTGATCGACAGTTATCGTAAGCACATTGACCTGGTCAGTGACGCGGGCTACACCAACCTCATCTGTTTCAGCGGGAATGCCCGTGGGATGGATCCCGAGGATGGTTTGAAGGCGGCCGTTACCGGACTGAAGAAAGTCCTCGCACAGGCCGAAAAACGCGGTGTTGTGCTTCAAATGGAGCTGTTCAACAGCAAGGTCGACCATCCAGACTACCTGTGCGACAGCTCGGCTTGGGGCATTGAACTGTGCAAACGGCTGGACTCACCGAACTTCAAACTACTTTACGATATCTACCACATGCAGATTATGGAAGGCGATATCATCCGCACCATTCGCGACAACCATCAGTATTTCGGCCACTACCACACCGCCGGGGTACCCGGACGACACGAGATCGACGACTCTCAGGAGCTATACTATCCGGCCATCATGCGGGCCATCCAGGAGGTGGGCTTCAAAGGCTATGTGGCCCAGGAGTTTATCCCCCAGCGGGCCACAGATAAAGAGAAGGTCGAGTCGCTCGTCTCGGCTATCCGGATCTGCGATGTCTAG
- a CDS encoding RNA polymerase sigma factor produces MTDKDSLENIYLSVRKGLMRVVSRMVPPKEIEDIVQETYVRICSVKQSEQIRHPRSFMYQTARNLALDHLKRAETRMGVSMEEEGVNPDWMTEELDQVYDQVSAKQEFEHFCEAVRQLPLQCRRVFVLKKVYGYSQKEIAKSLNISENTVEKHIASGMRRCQQIMKSGSIESPRKSESGVRQGRKS; encoded by the coding sequence ATGACAGACAAAGACAGCCTTGAGAACATTTACCTGTCGGTCCGAAAGGGTCTGATGAGGGTTGTGTCCCGAATGGTGCCTCCCAAAGAGATTGAGGACATTGTTCAGGAGACCTATGTGCGGATCTGCTCGGTCAAACAGTCAGAGCAGATCCGGCACCCACGGTCATTCATGTACCAGACAGCACGAAATCTGGCCCTTGACCACCTGAAGCGGGCGGAAACCCGGATGGGGGTTAGCATGGAAGAAGAGGGAGTGAATCCGGACTGGATGACTGAAGAGCTCGATCAGGTGTACGACCAGGTGTCAGCCAAGCAGGAGTTTGAACACTTCTGCGAAGCGGTTAGGCAACTGCCGCTGCAATGCCGTCGGGTGTTTGTGTTGAAGAAAGTATATGGCTACTCCCAGAAAGAGATAGCGAAAAGTCTCAATATCAGTGAAAACACCGTCGAAAAGCACATAGCCTCGGGTATGCGACGGTGTCAACAGATTATGAAAAGTGGTTCTATTGAGTCGCCCCGGAAATCAGAGTCCGGAGTGCGTCAAGGGCGAAAATCATGA
- a CDS encoding FecR family protein has protein sequence MSNVIPLQTDESIYDDASLWIARLDRGLSEQETSDLRRWLSQSSRHRECLMEMAELWDRMDSLSVLSELFDPPAHSTRGKWFGLGAATAVAASVLFVVSAFGLFAPLVPWSGESQPPELSTMAQENTVYETGIGAHSTVNLPDGTRMLLNTNTLVSVTYSNDERLLELTRGELHVEVEHDPSRPLRVKAGGKVVEAVGTAFNVYLIDDEDVDVIVTEGTVHVKSALSESTDEPVQELTKGQTLAIRAQQPKYVGAMDEAVIEDRLSWRDGNLVFRGETLQEALAEVSRYTTLEFKVADPAITKVRIAGLYRAGDIDGLLMALRENFDIEHHRTDGGTVVLSSMDSTTPPNGG, from the coding sequence ATGAGTAATGTAATTCCGTTGCAAACGGACGAGAGTATCTACGATGATGCCAGTCTCTGGATTGCTCGGCTTGATCGAGGTTTATCCGAGCAGGAGACCAGTGATCTGCGCCGATGGCTGAGTCAGAGCTCCCGTCATCGTGAGTGCCTAATGGAAATGGCGGAACTGTGGGATCGCATGGACAGCCTGTCTGTGCTCTCCGAGCTGTTTGACCCGCCGGCTCACTCGACTCGAGGCAAGTGGTTTGGCTTGGGGGCAGCAACAGCCGTCGCTGCGTCGGTGCTGTTTGTGGTGTCGGCGTTCGGGCTTTTCGCCCCGCTTGTCCCGTGGTCTGGAGAAAGCCAACCGCCCGAACTATCGACTATGGCTCAAGAGAACACCGTCTACGAGACGGGTATCGGCGCTCACTCCACCGTTAATTTGCCGGATGGCACTCGTATGTTGCTCAATACCAATACGCTGGTGTCGGTCACCTACTCCAACGATGAGCGTCTGCTTGAGTTGACCCGTGGTGAGCTTCATGTCGAAGTCGAACACGATCCGAGTCGGCCGCTCCGTGTAAAGGCCGGCGGAAAGGTTGTTGAAGCAGTTGGTACGGCTTTCAATGTGTACTTGATTGACGATGAGGATGTCGATGTCATTGTCACGGAGGGCACCGTGCATGTGAAATCAGCGCTTTCGGAATCCACGGATGAGCCTGTTCAGGAGTTGACCAAAGGGCAGACGCTGGCTATCCGTGCCCAGCAGCCCAAGTATGTTGGCGCGATGGATGAAGCCGTGATAGAGGACCGTCTGTCCTGGCGAGACGGAAACCTCGTATTCCGGGGAGAGACTCTCCAGGAGGCTTTGGCAGAAGTTAGCCGCTACACCACGTTAGAGTTCAAGGTTGCCGACCCCGCCATCACCAAGGTGCGCATCGCTGGTTTGTACCGGGCGGGCGACATTGATGGCCTTCTGATGGCGCTGCGTGAGAACTTCGATATTGAACATCATCGGACTGACGGTGGGACAGTTGTTCTGTCTTCCATGGATTCCACGACGCCGCCTAACGGCGGCTAA
- a CDS encoding sugar phosphate isomerase/epimerase family protein, which produces MSVQLWSVKEDVAADVRATLKSLAGMGFDGVELAGDLGDFSNDPKGFKNYLDQLGMTISAAHVGVDQFSEENFEKTIELYQALDVDQLIVPMDGRAWDPEQVDSLVADLNRIAEALEPYGMQTGYHNHHREFDAYKDNTFFDYIARNTPDNVLLQVDVGWAYFAGQDPAEILTRYRDRIKTVHFKAQMTRYADIREQAEEAAKEHPFGEFGVIFQHNQAAADNHDTIQPLIGQDRLDWPSIIEALDSAENPVWFVVEQEIYPKKMDPMTAVEVSMNGLKAELAE; this is translated from the coding sequence GTGTCAGTTCAGCTGTGGTCAGTCAAAGAAGACGTGGCGGCGGATGTGCGGGCCACGCTAAAGTCACTGGCGGGGATGGGCTTTGACGGCGTTGAGTTGGCAGGTGATCTCGGTGACTTTTCCAATGATCCGAAAGGATTTAAGAACTATTTGGATCAATTGGGAATGACCATCAGCGCGGCCCATGTCGGGGTGGATCAGTTCAGCGAAGAGAATTTTGAAAAAACCATCGAGCTCTATCAGGCATTGGACGTTGATCAACTGATCGTTCCCATGGACGGACGGGCCTGGGACCCAGAGCAGGTCGATAGCCTGGTCGCTGATCTCAATCGCATTGCCGAGGCACTGGAGCCTTATGGCATGCAGACCGGTTATCACAATCACCATCGTGAGTTTGATGCCTATAAGGACAACACCTTCTTTGATTACATCGCGCGCAACACCCCGGACAATGTGCTATTGCAAGTGGATGTCGGTTGGGCCTACTTCGCCGGTCAGGATCCTGCCGAGATTCTGACTCGTTACCGGGACCGCATCAAAACCGTCCACTTCAAGGCCCAAATGACCCGCTATGCGGATATTCGTGAGCAGGCCGAGGAGGCAGCCAAAGAACACCCCTTCGGCGAGTTCGGCGTGATATTCCAGCACAACCAGGCCGCAGCGGACAACCATGACACCATCCAGCCGCTGATCGGGCAGGACCGGTTGGACTGGCCTTCCATTATTGAGGCATTGGACAGTGCGGAGAACCCCGTCTGGTTCGTCGTAGAGCAGGAAATCTACCCGAAAAAGATGGACCCGATGACGGCGGTTGAAGTCTCTATGAATGGCTTAAAAGCCGAGTTGGCAGAATAG
- a CDS encoding GMC oxidoreductase: protein MADNHYDAIVVGSGISGGWAAKELTEKGLKVLLLERGRNIEHVKDYTNATKEVWDYPHRNKPTQEMIAKYPVLSRDYPLNEATYGMWADEQKNPYVEEKRFDWYRGYHVGGRSLLWGRQSYRHSPIDFEANAREGVAIDWPIRYDDIAPWYDYVERFAGISGSRDGLDVLPDGQFLPPIPLNCVEEDVAKRLEKAYGGTRHMIHSRVANITEPKPEQGRVNCQYRNKCWLGCPFGAYFSTQSSTLPAAMKTGNLTLRPFSLVKEIIYDKDKKRAKGVEVIDTENNQTYEYTADVVFLNASTFNSTWILMNSARDVWDGGLGSSSGELGHNVMDHHFRVGAGGIVEGFEDKYYFGRRPAGFYVPRFRNVGNDKRDYLRGFGYQGSASRQGWDRNIAELDVGAGLKDALSEPGAWSIGMIGFGEILPYHDNRISLNHEVTDAWGLPVLAMNVEIKDNEKKMRKDMINDAVEMLETAGLKHVQPFDWGYAPGQGIHEMGTARMGRDPKTSVLNAHNQVWDAPNVYVTDGACMTSASCVNPSLTYMALTARAVDHAVNELKKGNL from the coding sequence ATGGCAGATAATCATTACGACGCAATTGTGGTCGGCTCCGGCATCAGCGGCGGCTGGGCCGCCAAAGAGCTGACCGAAAAGGGCCTGAAAGTGCTCCTGCTGGAGCGTGGCCGGAATATTGAACACGTGAAGGACTACACCAATGCCACCAAGGAGGTGTGGGACTACCCTCATCGCAATAAACCCACTCAGGAGATGATTGCAAAGTACCCGGTGCTGAGTCGGGACTACCCGTTGAACGAAGCGACCTATGGCATGTGGGCGGATGAGCAGAAGAACCCCTACGTAGAGGAAAAGCGCTTTGACTGGTATCGTGGCTATCACGTCGGTGGCCGGTCGTTGCTCTGGGGACGTCAGAGCTACCGTCACAGCCCCATTGATTTCGAAGCCAACGCCCGCGAAGGCGTGGCGATCGATTGGCCCATTCGCTATGACGATATCGCGCCCTGGTACGACTATGTAGAACGTTTTGCGGGCATCTCGGGGAGTCGCGATGGTCTCGATGTGTTGCCTGATGGGCAGTTCCTGCCGCCCATCCCGCTGAACTGCGTGGAGGAGGACGTCGCCAAGCGCCTGGAAAAGGCCTATGGCGGAACGCGGCACATGATCCACAGCCGGGTGGCCAACATTACTGAACCCAAGCCTGAACAGGGCCGGGTCAACTGCCAGTACCGCAACAAGTGCTGGCTGGGCTGTCCCTTCGGTGCCTACTTCAGCACCCAGTCCTCTACCCTGCCGGCGGCCATGAAAACCGGCAACCTGACCCTGCGGCCCTTCTCGCTGGTGAAGGAAATCATCTACGACAAGGACAAAAAGCGGGCCAAGGGCGTGGAGGTGATCGACACCGAAAACAACCAGACCTACGAGTACACCGCCGATGTGGTGTTCCTGAACGCCTCCACCTTCAACTCCACCTGGATTCTGATGAACTCCGCCCGGGATGTCTGGGACGGTGGTTTGGGCAGCAGCTCCGGCGAGCTGGGCCACAATGTGATGGATCATCACTTCCGTGTGGGCGCCGGCGGGATCGTTGAAGGCTTCGAAGACAAGTATTACTTTGGTCGCCGCCCGGCAGGCTTCTATGTACCGCGCTTCCGCAACGTGGGGAACGACAAGCGCGACTACCTGCGTGGGTTCGGTTACCAAGGCTCCGCCAGCCGCCAAGGTTGGGACCGCAATATCGCGGAACTTGACGTGGGCGCGGGCCTGAAGGATGCCCTCAGTGAGCCCGGCGCCTGGTCCATCGGGATGATCGGCTTTGGCGAGATTCTTCCCTATCACGACAATCGTATCTCACTCAATCATGAGGTGACCGATGCCTGGGGTCTGCCGGTGCTGGCGATGAACGTTGAGATCAAGGACAACGAGAAAAAGATGCGTAAGGACATGATCAATGATGCGGTGGAGATGCTGGAGACTGCCGGCCTCAAGCATGTTCAGCCCTTTGACTGGGGCTACGCACCGGGGCAGGGTATCCACGAAATGGGTACCGCCCGCATGGGCCGGGACCCGAAAACCTCGGTGCTCAACGCCCACAACCAGGTGTGGGACGCGCCCAACGTCTACGTCACCGACGGCGCCTGCATGACCTCCGCCTCCTGTGTGAACCCGTCCCTGACCTATATGGCGCTGACCGCCCGGGCCGTGGACCACGCGGTGAATGAACTGAAGAAGGGGAATCTGTGA
- a CDS encoding gluconate 2-dehydrogenase subunit 3 family protein — MNRRELLKLITAATGTAMIGSTGVIAGCASKEEAAPSLSFTEQDVFLLDEVAETILPRTDTPGAKDAEVGQFMTVFVRDCYTEAEQAIFHSGMDQLNAAANEQYGRDFMNLSGEQRTEFIRALDAEAKAVAAAGTTPPHYFTMMKQLTLFGFFTSEVGATQVLRYIAIPGRYDGCMPYEEGDRAWATT, encoded by the coding sequence ATGAATCGACGTGAACTCCTCAAACTGATCACCGCCGCCACCGGTACCGCCATGATCGGCAGTACCGGGGTCATCGCCGGCTGCGCCTCCAAAGAGGAGGCGGCCCCGAGCCTGAGCTTCACCGAACAGGACGTGTTCCTGCTCGATGAAGTGGCGGAAACCATCCTGCCGCGCACCGACACCCCGGGGGCCAAAGACGCCGAAGTGGGCCAGTTCATGACCGTGTTTGTCCGGGACTGCTACACCGAGGCCGAGCAGGCAATTTTCCACAGCGGTATGGATCAATTGAACGCCGCGGCCAACGAGCAGTACGGCCGCGACTTCATGAACCTGAGCGGCGAGCAGCGCACGGAGTTCATCCGGGCGCTGGATGCCGAGGCGAAAGCGGTGGCCGCCGCCGGCACCACCCCGCCGCACTACTTCACCATGATGAAGCAGCTGACCCTGTTCGGCTTCTTCACCTCCGAGGTGGGGGCCACCCAGGTGCTGCGCTACATCGCCATTCCGGGCCGCTACGATGGTTGCATGCCCTACGAGGAAGGCGATCGGGCCTGGGCGACCACCTGA
- a CDS encoding sulfatase yields MLRNAILYFAIVYAISGCSSAAYTSGSSADLDKKSSEKPNVVVIFTDDMGYGDAGFSGHPTIATPNLDELANEGQKWTSFYAAAPVCTPSRAALMTGRLPVRSGMASSKRRVLFPDSNGGIPQSEVTIAEALKSLGYKTGMVGKWHLGHLPEYLPTNNGFDSWYGIPYSNDMDLNIDLVKQVNGEEWGFDTWHKGEHWENPKPEYWQVPLMVGQNIVERAPDQNLLTKNYTEKAVEFIRNSKDEPFFLYLAHSLPHVPLFASDDFDGESKRGLYGDVIEEIDWSVGQVVKALKEEGVAENTLVVFTSDNGPWMLFDTQGGSPGLLRGEKGDTFEGGMRVPAVFWWPGKIHSGVVMDIGSTLDLLPTVVSLAGGKLDHQTDGYDLSEVIMTGKGSDRDEMFYYRGDKLFAVRSGKYKAHFFTQPAYGEEGPVKQNPPLLFNLDEDPSEKYNIADSHPNVIKEIAKLKNDHERSVEPVENQLEK; encoded by the coding sequence ATGTTGAGAAACGCAATACTGTATTTTGCAATAGTCTATGCAATTTCTGGCTGCTCCAGTGCAGCGTATACCTCAGGTTCGTCAGCAGATTTAGATAAGAAAAGTTCAGAAAAGCCAAATGTGGTTGTTATCTTTACCGATGATATGGGTTATGGAGACGCAGGATTCTCTGGTCACCCAACGATAGCCACCCCAAACCTAGATGAACTCGCCAATGAGGGGCAGAAGTGGACTAGTTTCTATGCGGCGGCCCCTGTTTGCACGCCTAGTCGAGCGGCATTGATGACGGGTAGGTTGCCAGTAAGAAGCGGTATGGCTTCATCAAAGCGACGTGTATTATTTCCAGATTCAAACGGAGGAATACCCCAAAGCGAAGTGACAATTGCTGAAGCTCTTAAATCATTGGGATATAAAACCGGAATGGTCGGTAAGTGGCATTTGGGGCACCTGCCAGAATACCTGCCAACAAATAACGGCTTTGACTCTTGGTATGGAATTCCATATTCGAATGATATGGATTTAAATATAGACCTTGTAAAACAGGTTAATGGAGAGGAGTGGGGATTTGATACTTGGCATAAAGGTGAGCATTGGGAGAACCCAAAACCTGAGTATTGGCAGGTTCCCCTTATGGTTGGTCAAAACATTGTTGAACGTGCTCCTGATCAAAACCTGCTGACAAAAAACTACACTGAGAAGGCAGTAGAATTTATTAGGAACAGTAAAGACGAGCCGTTCTTCTTGTATCTTGCGCATAGCTTGCCGCATGTTCCACTATTTGCTTCTGATGATTTTGATGGGGAAAGTAAAAGAGGACTGTATGGCGATGTTATCGAAGAGATAGATTGGTCTGTAGGTCAGGTTGTTAAAGCCCTAAAAGAAGAGGGCGTCGCTGAGAATACATTAGTGGTTTTTACATCTGATAATGGTCCATGGATGCTTTTTGATACGCAAGGAGGTAGTCCTGGGCTGCTTCGTGGTGAGAAAGGAGATACTTTTGAAGGGGGGATGAGAGTTCCAGCGGTGTTCTGGTGGCCGGGAAAAATACATTCTGGTGTCGTTATGGATATAGGAAGTACACTAGATCTGCTTCCTACAGTGGTTAGCCTTGCTGGGGGAAAACTGGATCATCAAACAGACGGTTATGATTTGTCTGAAGTTATTATGACCGGAAAAGGATCTGATAGAGATGAAATGTTTTACTATAGGGGGGATAAACTATTTGCTGTTCGCTCAGGGAAGTATAAGGCTCACTTTTTTACTCAGCCGGCATATGGTGAAGAAGGACCGGTAAAGCAGAATCCGCCACTACTATTTAATCTGGATGAAGATCCCTCAGAAAAATACAATATTGCGGACTCTCATCCCAATGTAATCAAAGAGATAGCTAAGTTGAAGAATGATCACGAAAGAAGTGTAGAGCCTGTTGAGAATCAGCTGGAAAAATAA
- a CDS encoding tetratricopeptide repeat protein, which produces MGTEVCAQCHGKQHQAWQGSHHDWAMKPATPEYVLGDFEDVRFKHYGDKSRFFRRDDKYYVETANAEGEQETFEIAYTFGFEPLQQYLVATSGGRLQALSLSWDSRPESEGGQRWFHLYPDEAIPHDDVLHWTGPYFNWNSRCAHCHSTNLDRNYDPLEDRYDTQWSEINVACESCHGPGEEHIEWANNQETDADNRGLERSLSAMGRWVMAQGDSTAHLEQDASRGLDGQLSACGSCHSRRQLIDDPDLPGHFLDKHQLEFLSPPQYHADGQIRDEVYVLGSFLQSKMYQEGVVCSNCHEPHSLELRAEGNGVCAQCHKPSVFDNKRHHHHPDGAGAQCVSCHMPEETYMVVDPRRDHSLRIPRPDLSVQFGTPNACNQCHNDQSAEWAAGAVDEWLEASGKSLPAHFSEQLAAGLTGAQNAEEHLRQLAADKDAPGIARGTALSQLSDMSGGHSLRTVRANLDDDDPLVRIGALRAMTMLSAEHRIEDVFPLLTDPVKAVRIEAIRLLYEVRPQALTQAQRKTLSEAVEEYLAVLQRHSDTSSGQFNLGVFYFAQGNFDKAEQAYLRAVSLDAHNLAAVMNLADLYRERNQDAKGEPLLRAAIKARPEEPDPHHALGLLLIRQKQYDEAEQYLARAAELAPKNIRYGYIHAVGLISKNKIRAGLTVLAELHEREPKNLEVLYALVDTHRKAGHWQKALAYAESLQALEPDNAQFERLVKYLKQNL; this is translated from the coding sequence GTGGGCACGGAGGTCTGCGCCCAGTGTCACGGCAAGCAGCATCAAGCCTGGCAAGGCTCCCACCATGACTGGGCCATGAAACCCGCGACCCCGGAGTATGTGCTCGGGGACTTTGAAGATGTTCGCTTCAAGCACTACGGTGATAAAAGCCGCTTCTTCCGGCGCGATGACAAGTACTACGTGGAAACCGCCAATGCTGAAGGCGAGCAGGAAACCTTCGAAATCGCCTACACCTTCGGTTTTGAGCCCCTGCAACAATATCTGGTTGCCACCTCTGGCGGCCGGCTACAGGCACTGAGCCTGTCTTGGGATAGCCGCCCAGAGTCCGAGGGTGGGCAGCGTTGGTTTCATCTGTACCCTGATGAAGCTATTCCCCACGATGACGTTCTGCACTGGACCGGGCCTTACTTTAACTGGAACAGCCGCTGCGCCCACTGCCACTCCACCAACCTTGATAGAAACTACGACCCCCTGGAAGATCGCTACGACACCCAGTGGTCGGAAATCAATGTCGCCTGCGAGTCCTGCCATGGGCCGGGCGAGGAACACATCGAGTGGGCGAACAATCAAGAGACCGACGCCGATAACCGGGGGCTGGAGCGGTCCTTGAGCGCCATGGGGCGCTGGGTTATGGCGCAGGGCGACAGTACGGCACATCTTGAACAGGACGCCTCCCGGGGCCTTGACGGTCAGTTGTCGGCCTGCGGCAGCTGTCATTCCCGGCGTCAGCTGATTGATGATCCCGACCTGCCCGGCCATTTTCTGGACAAGCACCAGTTGGAGTTCCTGAGCCCACCGCAGTACCACGCCGACGGCCAGATCCGTGATGAGGTCTATGTGCTCGGCTCCTTCCTGCAAAGCAAAATGTATCAAGAGGGTGTGGTCTGCTCCAATTGCCATGAGCCCCACAGCCTCGAATTGCGCGCCGAGGGTAATGGCGTCTGTGCCCAGTGTCACAAGCCCTCGGTGTTTGACAATAAGCGGCACCACCATCACCCGGACGGCGCTGGCGCCCAGTGTGTCAGCTGCCATATGCCCGAAGAAACTTATATGGTGGTGGATCCGCGCCGCGACCACAGCCTGCGTATTCCGCGACCGGACCTTAGCGTCCAATTTGGAACCCCCAACGCCTGCAACCAGTGCCACAACGACCAGTCCGCAGAATGGGCGGCCGGTGCGGTCGATGAGTGGCTGGAGGCCTCAGGTAAATCGCTGCCAGCGCACTTCAGCGAGCAACTGGCGGCGGGCCTGACGGGAGCACAGAATGCCGAAGAACACCTCAGACAGCTTGCCGCCGACAAGGATGCCCCCGGTATAGCACGGGGCACAGCTCTCTCCCAATTGTCCGATATGTCCGGTGGTCACTCCCTACGGACCGTCCGGGCCAACCTGGACGATGATGACCCCCTGGTGCGCATTGGGGCGCTGAGGGCCATGACCATGCTCTCCGCCGAACACCGGATTGAGGATGTGTTTCCTCTGCTCACCGACCCGGTGAAAGCGGTACGAATTGAGGCAATCCGGCTATTGTACGAGGTGCGTCCTCAGGCCTTGACCCAGGCACAGCGAAAGACCTTAAGTGAGGCCGTAGAGGAGTATCTGGCGGTGTTGCAGCGTCACTCCGATACCTCCTCCGGGCAGTTCAATCTGGGTGTGTTTTACTTCGCACAAGGGAATTTCGATAAGGCGGAGCAAGCCTATCTCAGAGCCGTATCGCTCGACGCCCATAACCTGGCCGCCGTTATGAACCTGGCGGACCTGTACCGCGAGCGCAATCAGGACGCCAAGGGTGAGCCTTTGCTGCGAGCTGCGATAAAGGCCAGACCCGAAGAGCCTGATCCTCACCATGCGTTGGGACTGCTTCTGATTCGACAGAAACAGTATGACGAGGCCGAACAATACCTGGCACGCGCTGCGGAGCTGGCACCGAAGAACATCCGCTACGGATATATTCACGCGGTGGGCCTGATTTCGAAGAATAAAATCCGTGCCGGTCTGACGGTGCTCGCGGAATTGCATGAGCGTGAGCCCAAGAACCTGGAGGTGCTGTACGCCCTGGTGGATACGCACCGAAAGGCGGGGCACTGGCAGAAAGCGTTGGCGTATGCCGAATCGTTGCAAGCATTAGAGCCAGACAATGCACAATTCGAGCGGCTCGTTAAGTATCTAAAGCAAAACCTTTGA
- a CDS encoding IS3 family transposase (programmed frameshift): protein MSKKRKQYSASFKSKVALAALKGDQTTSEIAARFQIHPTMVSTWKRELLENAPGLFKGKKKAGKQSDEPSTDELYREIGRLTVERGFFVAQARSVSRQQRLAMIERGHPQVSLSRQCELLKLSRSSVYYVPREQCQEDLHLMYLIDQQHLETPYYGSRKMRVHLQHQGYRVNRKRVQRLMRTMGIQAVYPRPRTSIPGDGHKVYPYLLTGLKIDRPNQVWATDISYIPLARGFMYLVAIIDWYSRKVLSWRVSNTMDTDFCVDALEEALQRHGKPEIFNTDQGAQFTSEAFTGVLKEHGIRISMDGKGCYHDNIFVERLWRSVKHECVYLTAFEDGRHLKQALHRYFRHYNQTRYHQALDYQTPDEVYYGQPITLAA from the exons ATGAGCAAGAAACGCAAGCAATACAGCGCATCATTCAAGTCCAAAGTTGCCCTGGCTGCCCTCAAGGGTGACCAGACCACATCCGAAATTGCTGCCCGTTTCCAGATCCACCCCACCATGGTCAGCACCTGGAAGCGCGAGCTGCTGGAGAATGCACCGGGCCTCTTCAAAGGCAAGAAGAAGGCCGGCAAGCAATCCGATGAACCCAGCACAGACGAGCTGTACCGCGAGATTGGCCGACTGACGGTGGAACGCG GATTTTTTGTCGCGCAAGCTCGATCAGTAAGCCGTCAACAGCGGTTGGCGATGATCGAGCGTGGTCATCCCCAAGTCAGTCTTTCGCGCCAGTGTGAGCTGCTCAAGCTGAGCCGCTCATCGGTGTACTACGTCCCTCGTGAGCAATGTCAGGAGGATTTGCATCTGATGTATCTGATTGATCAGCAGCACCTGGAAACGCCGTACTATGGCTCTCGCAAGATGCGGGTTCACTTGCAGCACCAAGGCTACCGCGTCAATCGGAAACGGGTGCAGCGGCTGATGCGCACCATGGGCATTCAGGCGGTGTATCCGCGCCCCAGAACCAGCATTCCGGGCGATGGGCACAAGGTGTACCCGTACCTGCTCACAGGGCTGAAAATCGACCGCCCCAACCAGGTGTGGGCAACAGATATTTCATATATCCCGCTGGCCCGGGGCTTCATGTATCTGGTTGCCATCATCGACTGGTACAGCCGCAAGGTGTTGTCCTGGCGAGTCTCCAACACCATGGACACAGACTTCTGTGTCGATGCCCTGGAGGAGGCTCTACAACGCCACGGAAAGCCGGAAATCTTCAATACTGATCAGGGTGCCCAGTTCACCAGTGAAGCCTTCACAGGCGTTCTCAAAGAGCATGGCATCCGGATCAGCATGGACGGCAAAGGCTGCTACCATGACAACATCTTTGTGGAACGGCTCTGGCGCAGCGTCAAACACGAGTGCGTCTACCTAACTGCCTTCGAGGATGGCCGACACTTGAAGCAGGCGCTCCACCGGTACTTCCGGCATTACAATCAGACCCGGTACCACCAAGCCCTTGATTACCAAACGCCCGATGAGGTGTACTACGGGCAACCCATAACCTTGGCAGCCTGA